In Malania oleifera isolate guangnan ecotype guangnan chromosome 8, ASM2987363v1, whole genome shotgun sequence, a single window of DNA contains:
- the LOC131162725 gene encoding uncharacterized protein LOC131162725: MAEVVQTNRGQECLMTELGCSIEQFTRLKPSAFAGSADPVHAENWIQEIKKILDVLNCIERQKVTFPRSTTVRNAKMEEFMNLTQQSLAVQQYDAKFQELSRFAPFLIPDEAKKAWKFQRGLRSDICKQTAILQFQDFVTLVDKATVAEECLLEDTEVQVKKKRPAPPNSSSRAGQGKCKKNGGGTSQNTASVQRCSLCGKIHHGQCWLSTGACMWCGRQGQQMRGCQMQRNSGTL; the protein is encoded by the exons atggctgaggtagtgcagACGAATAGGGGGCAAGAATGTCTtatgactgagttgggttgctccattgagcagttcaccaggtTGAAGCCCTCAGCTTTTGCCGGCAGTGCAGATCCAGTtcatgctgagaattggatccaggagattaAGAAGATCCTAGATGTGTTGAACTGCATTGAGAGGCAGAAAGTCACTTTtccacgttcaa CCACGGTTAGAAACGCtaagatggaggaatttatgaatttgacGCAACAATCGCTGGCAGTGCAGCAGTACGATGCCAAATTCCAAGAGCTgtcccgatttgctccattctTGATACcggatgaagcaaagaaggcctggaagtttcagagAGGACTGAGGAGCGACATCTGTAAGCAGACAGCGATTTTGCAGTTCCAGGACTTTGttacgttggttgataaagcaaCAGTAGCAGAAGAATGTTTGTTAGAGGACACAGAGGTTCAGGTcaagaagaagaggccagcgcctcctaattCTTCATCTAGGGCAGGACAGGGTAAGTGCAAAAAGAACGGTGGTGGTACGTCCCAGAATACCGCAAGTGTTCAacgttgctctttatgtggtaagaTACACcatgggcagtgttggttgtctacgggggcTTGTATGTGGTGTGGTAGGCAAGGACAACAGATGAGAGGCTGTCAGATGCAGAGGAATAGTGGAACCTTGTAG